GAATTCTTAACATCTTTCTTTGCAATGATGCCTCTATTAAACTACAATATTAAATTATTTAACTAGAATTAATTAGATATATTATATTATAATGCTAAACATTAACGAAAGATTTATATGGTTTAGGAAGTGTAGTATATCTGCAATGTCAAGGGTAAAGTTAACTTTAGCGTGTTACATATACGATAGAACATTACCACTATTATTAGGTAAGGTACAACCAGAAGGTATAGAGTTAAATTATTTACCATTGTGGGTGCAAGAGACCTTTTCGAGAATGATAAAAAATAGAGAATTTGAGATTTCTGAAATGTCATTTGGAGGGTACTTGGAATCGCTAAATTCGCCTAATCCTCCCTTTGTTGCCATTCCAGTATTTCCTTCTAAAATGTTTAGACATAGGTCAATATATATTAATAAGAATAGTGGTATTAATGATCCTAAGGATCTAAGGGGAAAAAGGGTTGGCGTACCTGAATGGAGACAAACTGCTGCAATTTGGATTAAGGGTATTCTAAATGAGTATTATGGAGTTCCGTATGATTCAGTAACCTATTATGTTGGCCCATTGGAAAATAAGGAAGTATCTAGGAGAATGGCAGAGACAGATATGTTGAAAGTAAAACAAGGAATAAAGATCGAAAGATTACCACAAGGTAAAACTTTATCAGAAATGTTAGATAAGGGGGAGATAGATGCAGTATACAGTGCGCAGGCACCTTCTAGTTTTCTCAGGGGGTCTAACGTTAAGAGACTATTTGAAAACTATAGGGAAACTGAGATAGAATTTTATAGAAAGACTGAAATATATCCAATTATGCACATAATTGTGATAAGAAGGGATATTTATGAAAAATATCCCTGGGTAGCCTACAACTTGTATAAGGCATTCGAAGAGGCTAAGAATATTGCGTTTAATGAAATATATAACGTATCGCAGTTTGGTGTCGCATATATGTTTGCCCCATGGATACAGAACGATTTTGAAATCATGAGAAGTATCTCCGGTGATGACTTTTGGCCATACGGGGTATCTAAGAATTATAAGACTATAGAAACATTTATAAGATATTCTTATGAGCAAGGGATAATAGATAAAATGTATAATCCTAGGGAAATTTTCGCAAAGGAAACTCAAGATACATGACATTTTTAATCATAAGATTTTCTTTGTACTTTCTCTTTTTTGAGGGCATAGTTACACTGTAATGAGCATTACAATTTTAACGTTAACTCTACAGATACTTACTATAAGATTTATTACTGAACGCTCCACAAACTATTTACTTTTTTTGAGGATTTTTTGTAAATTTACGTTGATCCTCTTTATTCTCCATGTATATAAAGAAAGGACGCTATAAAAAATTTTAAAAATAAAAGTTAACAAAAATAATGATAAGGAAATTTATTTTTCCTCAGTCACATAATCCACTGCATTTATTCCTGCTATTCTACCGAATATTAAGGCCCTTAAAACTGATGTAGCGCCGGGATATCTATGATAGTACAAGCCTACTATCTCTCCTGCAGCATATAATCCCAAAATTGGTTTCTCATTAGTATCTAACACTCTCGCATTAGTATCTGTAGCAAGCCCACCATATGTAAACTGCACAGTAGCAGTAACTGGATACGCCATATATGGAGGTTCATCTATTTTTAAAGCCCAATTAGACTTAGGAGGATCTATTCCCTTAGTGTGTTTACCATCTAGAATATTTGGATTAAATTCACCGGGTTGTACAGAACTATTAAACTCTCTAATAGTTCGTAATAGATTCTCTTTATTTACTCCCCATTCTTTATTTAGCATCTCAGCCAATTCTTCTAAATTATTGGCGACTATAGGAGGTAGATCAGTCCAAACTAGAGACTTATAGTTAGGGATAGAATATACCTTATTATCGAAAATTATAAAGGCCATATGATCTGGCTGTTCAAATACTTTTCTCGCAGCTACCTCAAAAGAGTCATGAATATCGCCCATTCCGCTTTCATCCATAAATCTCTTACCATCTTTATTAACCATAATGCCAAAGAAATAGAGATCTACTCTCGGCCTATACGCTTTACTTCTAACATCTATCACTGCGCCGTGCCAATTACCAAAATCACCTGAAGTTTTAGCCCCTATCTCTAGGGCCATGTTTATACATTCTCCTTGATGTATAGGTGTTGCTGGATTATCCATAACTAAGTTCGTAGCTTCTCTCCCAATGTATCTTACTAACATTTCGTAGTTTCCCTCAAATCCACCACATGCTAATATTATCGCTTTAGCACCAATTCTATAACTCTTACCCCTTTCATCTCTTACCCAGACTCCATTAACTCTGCCCTCTTCATCTAAAGATAACTTCCAGGCTGTAGTATTGAAGAGAATTTTTACACCATAACTTTCAGCATATTTCCTTAATGTGGAGATTATGGCCAGACCTCCACCAACTGGACCAATCCTAGGAAGACCGTGACCAGCCCATCTTCCAGTTCTATTTTCAAATTGAACCCCTAATGATTTTAACCATTTTATAGTATCTACAGCATTATTAGCTATCACCTTCACATGATCCATATTTGCTTTTCCCTTAGAAAACTTTTTGAACGTTTCCTCAATGTTTGGATCAAAGTGCTCTTCATCAATGAACCTCATGTTCGCTGTCGTATATCTACTATTACCACCCCACATATCTTCACCCATTTTCTCAAGCATCAGTATACTTACTTTCTTGTTATTTAACCTTGCATATT
The nucleotide sequence above comes from Sulfolobus tengchongensis. Encoded proteins:
- a CDS encoding ABC transporter substrate-binding protein; this translates as MSRVKLTLACYIYDRTLPLLLGKVQPEGIELNYLPLWVQETFSRMIKNREFEISEMSFGGYLESLNSPNPPFVAIPVFPSKMFRHRSIYINKNSGINDPKDLRGKRVGVPEWRQTAAIWIKGILNEYYGVPYDSVTYYVGPLENKEVSRRMAETDMLKVKQGIKIERLPQGKTLSEMLDKGEIDAVYSAQAPSSFLRGSNVKRLFENYRETEIEFYRKTEIYPIMHIIVIRRDIYEKYPWVAYNLYKAFEEAKNIAFNEIYNVSQFGVAYMFAPWIQNDFEIMRSISGDDFWPYGVSKNYKTIETFIRYSYEQGIIDKMYNPREIFAKETQDT
- a CDS encoding FAD-binding protein → MYYDIVIIGTGAAGMSAAVTAMEYARLNNKKVSILMLEKMGEDMWGGNSRYTTANMRFIDEEHFDPNIEETFKKFSKGKANMDHVKVIANNAVDTIKWLKSLGVQFENRTGRWAGHGLPRIGPVGGGLAIISTLRKYAESYGVKILFNTTAWKLSLDEEGRVNGVWVRDERGKSYRIGAKAIILACGGFEGNYEMLVRYIGREATNLVMDNPATPIHQGECINMALEIGAKTSGDFGNWHGAVIDVRSKAYRPRVDLYFFGIMVNKDGKRFMDESGMGDIHDSFEVAARKVFEQPDHMAFIIFDNKVYSIPNYKSLVWTDLPPIVANNLEELAEMLNKEWGVNKENLLRTIREFNSSVQPGEFNPNILDGKHTKGIDPPKSNWALKIDEPPYMAYPVTATVQFTYGGLATDTNARVLDTNEKPILGLYAAGEIVGLYYHRYPGATSVLRALIFGRIAGINAVDYVTEEK